The genome window ACCTTCGTGATCCAGACCGTCAAGCTCGCCTTCCAGTTCAACAAGACGGGCCTCGCGTCGGCCGCCGCGGTCGTCCTGCTGCTGATCATCCTGGCGGTGACATGGCTGCAACGCCGACTGGTCCCCGACGACAGGGTGGACCTCGTATGACGACACCGGCGACCACGACGACCGCGACTCCCGTGCTGCGGAGGCGAGTCGCCCGCACGCTCACGTACCTGTCCTTGGTCGGCGCGTCGGCCGTGGTTCTGCTGCCCCTCCTCGTGGTCGTCCTGACCTCGCTCAAGACCGAGCGGCAGATGGCCGACGACAGCGGCGCCCTCACGCTCCCCGACAGCTTCCTGAACCTCGGGAACTACGCCACGGCCTTCCGCGACGGCGAGATGCTCACCGCCTTCGGCAACACGGCCTTCATCCTCTTCTTCGCCATCACCGGAACGGTCCTCATCGGCTCGATGGCGGCCTACGCGATCGACCGTTTCGCGTTCCGTTTCCGGAAACCGGTCGTCGCCCTCTTCCTGGTCGCCACCCTCGTCCCCGGCGTCACCACCCAGGTCGCGACCTTCCAGATCGTCGACAGCCTCGGCATGTTCGACACCCTCTGGGCCCCGATCGCTCTCTACATGGGCACCGATATCGTCTCGATCTACATCTTCCTGCAGTTCATGCGCTCGATCCCGGTCTCCCTGGACGAGTCCGCCCGCCTGGACGGCGCCAACGCCTTCACGATCTACCGAAAGGTCATCTTCCCGCTCCTGAAACCCGCGATCGCCACGGTCGTCATCGTCAAGGGGATCACCGTCTACAACGACTTCTACATCCCCTTCCTCTACCTGCCCTCCGACGACCGAGGCGTCATCTCGACCTCCCTCTTCCGCTTCAAGGGCCCCTTCGGCGCCCACTGGGAAACGATCTCGGCAGGAGCGATCCTGGTCGTC of Streptomyces phaeolivaceus contains these proteins:
- a CDS encoding carbohydrate ABC transporter permease, with protein sequence MTTPATTTTATPVLRRRVARTLTYLSLVGASAVVLLPLLVVVLTSLKTERQMADDSGALTLPDSFLNLGNYATAFRDGEMLTAFGNTAFILFFAITGTVLIGSMAAYAIDRFAFRFRKPVVALFLVATLVPGVTTQVATFQIVDSLGMFDTLWAPIALYMGTDIVSIYIFLQFMRSIPVSLDESARLDGANAFTIYRKVIFPLLKPAIATVVIVKGITVYNDFYIPFLYLPSDDRGVISTSLFRFKGPFGAHWETISAGAILVVLPTLIAFLLLQRFIYNGFTRGATK